The sequence GTAATTATTGCATTCAACTTTTGCATATGTTAACCTGCAACCACCTCTGGAGATATCTATGAAAATTAGTTTACGTCAACTAGGAGGAatcatgtatttgaaggcaCCTTTATCACACTGGCTATGCAAAATCATCGATGATTTGATTCTGTTATTCATACCAGTTATCTCACAAGCATTGAATGTGTTTTGCAGGTTGGTCACCAGGTAGTTGTTAGCTATGCACAATGTATGGGGTTTCCCTTATTTCGGAGACGAATTCAAGGATCTACCAGGCAAGTAATTTATTTGGGGAGATTTTGGCAAAACAATCTGTTTCAGTGCCCAGCAAACAATATTATGATTTTGTAACTCCATGCTAGCAGCCTAGCATGTTGAGTGGGAGATCCTGTTTACTGATGCTAGGGTCTGTGGAATTGTGATACTGAATATTTACTGCTACAATGTCGCAGTCTTTGGAATCGAGATATTTCATTTTGAAGTTTTTTTCTTAGTTCTAACCACACCTAACTGGTTTGAATAATATAAGGgtcaaaataattatatacttgAGATCATCCGTGagttatttattgaatttattcttaACATTTCAAAGATTTTTTTATAAAGCCATGAGGAATGAAGAAAGTGAAAGTAACTCTCTGTGACAAGTAAACACATCCATATCTCTATATTCGTGTCAGAGTTTTGATATCAGATATAGTCAGCAGTGTTTGTCTTCGTGTCCATGAGCGGTGTAAGTGCTGCATGTCACACTCGAAACATCTTAGCAATTCATCTTACAATTTTGAAAGTTGTCGTCTATATATGTTTAACATAGGCACTTGTTATGTCTCTCAAGAGTCAAGAACTATCAGACTTAAAAGGCATCGAGGACAATGTCAGGTGCCCTGTGTGTGTAAGCTGCATTTCTGTCCACTAAGCAGAAGAGCTCACAAGTGGTCACCTTCTAAATGTGTCAAAGCTAATCAATCAATTTATTTTAGCGGCCCCAGtaacatattttattttctatCTGCTACTAATTTCTCGATGATTATTTTGACATTTGAGCTGGTTTATGTGACATGCTTGAAGCTTATTGTCGCATGTGAATATTATTAGTTTCTAGAGATGCACCTTATGAAGTTTGTGTAATATTTACTGGTACTTCCAATTTTTTGACAGGGCATTTCCACTTTGTAATTTGTTATTTTGGGCTTGTCAGACATCAGGGCCTTAATTACAACAGAACTCCTGGGGATGAAGTTGAAGATATGTTGATCCTCTTAAAAGAAGTGAAACGACGGATCCCTTCCGTCTCAGCAGTCTCCTCTGGTGCAATTGCATCTGACTATCAAAGACTGCGTGTGGAAAGTGTATGTTCTAGGTTAGGTCTTGTTTCTTTGGCGTATTTGTGGAAGCAAGATCAGTCGTCTCTCCTTCAACAAATGGTAAACTTTATCCATGATATTGACGCTTATACAATGTGAATCATCATTGCTAATTCTTTTGTTTGCTTAAAAAATGGTAAGAATTACTAAATTATAACACCAATTGATTATGCCTTTCGTTGTATCCAGATAAGAAGTGGAATTATCGCTATCACGGTAAAGGTATAAGCTTCAGTTAgcttttagtttttttattttagaatcAGCGGTAGTGATGTTGTTCTGTTGTGCACCTCTTATGATTTATTATAGCCTGCATTTTATTTGATGTACAACATTTACAATTTGATTGATGCCTGAATCATAATTCAGCTTTTTCCTTTGCAACATTTAATCTCAAagtcaaatttttatttatccCTGGTTTGACTTGTAGATATTGATCCTCCTTAAgctatgaaaaataatttttttgggtctaaaacttgtttatgtttgtcgtctattttttttataggtAGCAGCTATAGGTTTGAACCCATCAAAGCACTTGGGGAAGGAAATAACACAGTTGGAGTCCCATCTCCACGAGCTAAAAAAGTATGCTTGTCTGATAAACTGAAATTCTGTTTTTATCTTTGCAGCAATAATCATCTCAATGGTTTATTGGCAGGTTGTATGGGATAAATGTTTGTGGTGAAGGTGGAGAATATGAAACTCTCACTCTGGACTGTCCTCTCTTCAAAGTAAGCTTACCCTTTTCCCTTCAAAAACCTTCTCTAGTTTTTAAGCTGATGGTGTTGGTTGGTACAATTTGGGTGCATCATAATTGCTAATTCATTGTTATTTCTCTGTTGGAAGATTTTATGCttagttcttttttttttcttctttttttgtgTGAGGGTGCGGGAGGTGGGGGTACCTCTTTTCATCAAATGTATTAAAGTATAGGTCCTTTTCAGAATGCTCGAATCGTGCTGGATAAATTTGAAGTTTTCTTACATTCGCCAGATCAAATAGCTCCTGTCGGAGTCCTCCATCCCTTAGAGTACCATTTGGAGAAGAAGATGGGATCAGTGCCTGCCAATGATAGTGCTATAAACAACAAGGTCACTATGGGGGAGTTTGATTTGGTATGTGAAGTACTGGGAGACTGCCAAAATATTTGTGAACCCCAATGCCCAAAAAGTGATGTGATTTCTGACTGTTCACTGGACACAAAGCAAGAATTTCACATATCAAAATCCAAGAAGAACGATACCTTTTCCATTGCCTGCTGGCTGCAAGATGCCTCTGAAACCTCAGCAGGTTTGATTAAATATGATGGAATGATTCAGTGGCAATAGTAAATTCCCGTGTCGATCCTAAGTGCAAGCTTTCTGGTTTGCTTAATTTGACAGATTTGCAAGTAGATATGGAGGCGGTTCTAACAAAACTTGAATTGCTTCTTGGCAAATTTTCTTGTTCTTGGGAGAATGTTCTTtatattcatctatatatagcCGAGATGAATGAGTTTGCACGAGCAAATGAAGCTTATGTGAAATTCATTAGACAGGAAAATTGTCGTTTTGGCGTACCGTCACGTTCTACTATTGAACTTCCTCTATCACAAGTTGGTCTGGGAAAAGCTTGTATTGAAGTTTTGGTGTCGAGTGATCTTACTAAGAATGTTTTGCATGTTCAGAGTATTTCGTGCTGGGCTCCTAGTTGTATTGGTCCATACAGCCAGGTTAGATGTCTTTCAAGGGCAATATGTTGTCACTGTTTCTTTTTCTTTGCACTCATGAAGCTTTGGTGACTGATAAGTTTCTTTATTCTCTTCTTTTGTTTGTTAAATTTCAACTTTTTTTGCCACTACGGAGAGTGGCATAGTGTAGATGGCATGATGGATTTTCCTTGATTAATCCTTGTTAGTTGTTTCTTTCCATTTCTAGAGGTCAATGAGACTGGGAGATTGTTGATAGTGTGATACATGCCATGTGCAGTTCTGAAATATGTTTTGTTCTACAGCAGGTTGTTACGTCTTAGGAAATCTAATCTAAATAGTAAAATTACAAGTGCTACATTGCTGATAATTCTTAGAACTGTTACATGTAAGAGTGATTAAAAGTCAAACCTTTTTACTAGAACTTCAACATTAGCTAGGAGTTGGATTGCCCTACTTTTACATGCGGCCcactttataaaaatatttctgACCAGCTTCTGTCAATGATAGTCACGAGAACTTGCTTTGAAGTTTTTCCCCCCCCCcctttttttttggaattttttaacCTAGATTAGATTTTTCCttgtatttaaaatatcaaatttactTTTTCTTGCGTAACTTTAATTTGATGCAGCGAATAATGTAGAAGTTGATTGAATCTATCCTCGAACTCCTAAACAAGGTGAAATGTAGCCATGTATTTTGTTGGTCTAGCACCGTAGGAGATGCCCCTGCCCCTTGAGGCAAGGATATGTTAGAACTGCTATACTAAATGATTATCTAATTTCTTCACGGCAACTTGTTTTTGGCAGTTAAAAGATTCCTATCCCTTAACTCTGTTTGCAACTTGTGTTAGTTGACActcatttattaaattatattataaatgtTCCAGGCTACCTTGCACCATGATGTCCTCTATATGGCGGGACAGTTAGGGCTTGACCCGCCGACGATGTTGATTGGGGATGAAGGTCCTGCTTCTGAGCTTAAACAAGCTCTTGAAAGTTGTGAAGCTGTGGCAAATTGTTTCAACTGTTCAATATCTTTGTCTGCCCTTTTCCTGATCATTTACTGTTCGAAATCTTTGAATTCATCGGACAGAAATTCCATTGAGAATCAGAAGAATGTTTGCCTAATGCAAATGAAGTTACGCTCAGATGGTCAAAGCAGGTCCATGCCACTTGCGAGTGACCCCATTGTTTTATATGTTCTTGTTCCTGATCTGCCTAAAAGGTGACCAACCTATGTACCTGCCTGCCTACTTATTCTAGATAACTTGCGGCATTGTTTGTGTGATTTCCAAGTCGTTTCCCAGACAAAAAGAGGATTAAAAAAGGAATGGACAATTATTTTgagattatcatattattatatttaagtGCATGCTCTAGTCTTTGCCTATGGTGCACGTCTGCTTCAAACCTATGTCAATATGTGGCAACAAAATAAAGTGGAGTGCATGATTGATGTTCTAGTGATTGTCGTCAATTTAATCTACAGAGCTTTGGTGGAAGTGAAACCCATGCTTTACACAGGGGAGAATGTTAAGATTCTAACTGAGGTCGCCAAACAAGAGTCATATACAAGGCAAGCTTATTGGGGATTTCAGCATGAAAGTTGGCATAATGATTGTTGTCAGGAGTGTATGGTTCCTGGAAGATTAGTCACTGCCGTCATATCTGTTTCAAAGGAAGTTGTGGCTAAGATCTGCTCTCTATCTGCAAGTGTTTACAATGAATCAGATTGCGAACCTGATCGTGAACATCAAATTGCAAGGATGGCAGAATTCTGTATTTATCTTGTTGATAAAGTCCTCTTGGAGAATGATTTCTCTTGGGATGATATTGTGGTTAGTGTTCTTCTCTGTTGAGACTAATTATAGTCAAGGCATTATTATCTTGTTCTCCGAAAAATCCCGATTCTCATAAATCAATTAAGAAATATGCATATGTAAGTATAATTTGTACGGCAACATAAAATGGTCGATCAAGTAGTGTAACTATTAATGTCTCATAATCAAATATTAGGTTGAAAATGTTTTACTTTGGTTTCCATCCAAATTATTGAGCATGACTGAAGAATGCTTTTACTTCCCATGCTTCATGTGTGTTTCTTATGCTGTTATGTCTAATTTTTTCCTCTTCTTACTCATACTTCATTCTCTGTAGACTCTGAAAATCTATTTCGCAACAACCCTTCACACCTCCCATGGAAAATTGTTGACGATCTTCACTCGTGTATTCGATGAATTCGGTCAGATGAGCATGAGAATAGACACAGATAAAGAACCAATATTCAACCTTGTTCCTGTCTTGGGTGCTGGAAGGTCTGCGGCTTCTATGGATGACATACTAACCTGTGAGCTTTATGCTAAGAAATCGTAGTTCACATCATGTATGTTTTGGATCGATCATAGCATCTTGCCGAGGAGGCCAGGTTTGGTATTGACACACAGACTTTATTATTTGATCTTGCCATTGATGTACACGGTTATTTGACTTACATGTTCTCATGGTTTTGATCATATCTCATGTACTATTTGGTCCTGTTTTTGACACAAATGCTGCAAATGACGATGCATAATTTTGTTCTCAACGCGGTATCAGCTTATCACTGTGTCATGTACTTGTCTAGTGATAGGCTATGATGTTGGGACACAGATGTACAAATTACAGGGATGTATAATTTATGAATGATATGGTAATGATATGACTATTTTTCTTTTTACATTGGGATGGAGTGGAGGAAGGATTTCTTCGCTTTCAGTTCAAACCCACACACCTCTACACCTCTCCCCCAAAGGGTTTATGACTTGTGTTTGGATAAAGAGTGACTTTGTGTTGATATGATATAAACGATGTTAGCCCGAAGAATGTTATTCTGAGTAATCTAGTGGGTGTCCACTCTGTGGTTGCTCTTTCCATTAAATTCTTGAGCATGCTCGTTAGTGTGTCTACGacaatatcaattaaaccaaATGGAAACCTGAATGCAACCGTCAGGGAGCTAGCACTTCTGCAGATTGCTTCTAAAACAAACATATCAAAGAGAAAGGCAttcgttttgtttttttttttttttgttttttttttttttttttttttagagtaaGAGAGAGGCATTTGTATTCGCAATATCTTTTAAGAAACAAGAGTTCGATCTTTTTTCGTTTCTGTTGGATCATTCTTACTCGTGTCTAATGCAAACTAATGTTTCAAAAGCTTGAAGTCGAACCATTTGCCTGCAAAGCTTCCGCGTGTAACTTTTTTGTTTAGTTTGTTAACTTTGTTTTGACAAGAGGAAATGGGGAAGTAAGAATTGACAATGTTGTTTTTGCGTGAAAAAAGTTTAATATTTTCGATTTACATCAATATTCAGATCCATCCACCGAGTGTAGCATGTGGATCGTGATGTGCGGTCGAAGAACACAATATGGTCTCCTGGGGTTAATTCCTTGTTGTAACTGGAAAAAACCTTATAAACCCAACATGTGTCTAATTACAATTCTACTAATTACAGCACACCCTTCATGGATTACCACATACTGTGCAAGGAAACATGACAGTATACAACCATAAATTGCTTGGTCAAATTTTTTCAAAACCCTTTCTCCATTTTGTTAGTgtatttgtttccaaacacaaAATTGAGTTTATAGAGACTTCAGTTGACGCACACATCCTTTCATATATATTCACTTCTATCAAGTGATTTGCAAGTGGTGCACACTCTTGAATGGATTGTTGCTTCTCATTCCTCCTAATAAACACGAAGACCATACTTTTCACAAGAAATCCAAATTACCGGCTCCAACTCCAAAATGACAGCAACAGAGTTGATGAATTAAGCTTCATCCACTAAGAGCAAGTACGTTTTTTTTTTCCCATGTTTTAATAACaccatttatttaaataataaacaacaCTTGTTGTAAAGGGAAACTTGGGGGTCGCCTAACGTAGGGTTAATTAATTGCACCAATCTTATTGTGAAATTTctaaaaaacataaaacttTTTAAAGATATTAATAAGCTAATACATCATCATTTTTTCAATCGAACAAATTGCACACTTATTCATAAAATCTCCCAAAATTGGTTTTCTAAAGatgaatgataaaaaaaaaaataaaattaattactaggCGTATCTTGGCAAGTTTACATCTCTGATACAGTCTTAGTTAgtgtttgagaatttttaggaagcatttttgattttttttagacAAGTTATTGATGCAATTAGCTTTGTAACCAGGATTTTCAATCTGACAGCAGAAATACAAAACCCAACAAATTATTTATTCAGTGTGTTTTGTGGGCTTGACCTTTAAGTTTCAACTGCATGGAAGCCAAATTTAAAGCAAAATCCCTGCTGATAGTTGCTCTTCCGGCTCATGAGTATAAGATATATAAACACGCAGTTGTCTAAAAAATTCAAGGTTTGGTCCACGAATCGCCAATATTATACCACAATTTCTTCAGACCATAACCAGCAAAAGCTCATTTTCCTGTTACAATCATGCAAGAAAACTTCTCAAACTGCTCAGATTCACGTTTCAATGATCAAAGCTGGTCTCGACCACGTTCCATTTCCATTGAGCAAGCTTCTTGCACACT comes from Henckelia pumila isolate YLH828 chromosome 4, ASM3356847v2, whole genome shotgun sequence and encodes:
- the LOC140860171 gene encoding diphthine--ammonia ligase isoform X1, which translates into the protein MQVVALVSGGKDSCYAMMKCQEYGHQIVALANLMPVDDAQDELDSYMYQTVGHQVVVSYAQCMGFPLFRRRIQGSTRHQGLNYNRTPGDEVEDMLILLKEVKRRIPSVSAVSSGAIASDYQRLRVESVCSRLGLVSLAYLWKQDQSSLLQQMIRSGIIAITVKVAAIGLNPSKHLGKEITQLESHLHELKKLYGINVCGEGGEYETLTLDCPLFKNARIVLDKFEVFLHSPDQIAPVGVLHPLEYHLEKKMGSVPANDSAINNKVTMGEFDLVCEVLGDCQNICEPQCPKSDVISDCSLDTKQEFHISKSKKNDTFSIACWLQDASETSADLQVDMEAVLTKLELLLGKFSCSWENVLYIHLYIAEMNEFARANEAYVKFIRQENCRFGVPSRSTIELPLSQVGLGKACIEVLVSSDLTKNVLHVQSISCWAPSCIGPYSQATLHHDVLYMAGQLGLDPPTMLIGDEGPASELKQALESCEAVANCFNCSISLSALFLIIYCSKSLNSSDRNSIENQKNVCLMQMKLRSDGQSRSMPLASDPIVLYVLVPDLPKRALVEVKPMLYTGENVKILTEVAKQESYTRQAYWGFQHESWHNDCCQECMVPGRLVTAVISVSKEVVAKICSLSASVYNESDCEPDREHQIARMAEFCIYLVDKVLLENDFSWDDIVTLKIYFATTLHTSHGKLLTIFTRVFDEFGQMSMRIDTDKEPIFNLVPVLGAGRSAASMDDILTCELYAKKS
- the LOC140860171 gene encoding diphthine--ammonia ligase isoform X2 produces the protein MHNVWGFPYFGDEFKDLPGHFHFVICYFGLVRHQGLNYNRTPGDEVEDMLILLKEVKRRIPSVSAVSSGAIASDYQRLRVESVCSRLGLVSLAYLWKQDQSSLLQQMIRSGIIAITVKVAAIGLNPSKHLGKEITQLESHLHELKKLYGINVCGEGGEYETLTLDCPLFKNARIVLDKFEVFLHSPDQIAPVGVLHPLEYHLEKKMGSVPANDSAINNKVTMGEFDLVCEVLGDCQNICEPQCPKSDVISDCSLDTKQEFHISKSKKNDTFSIACWLQDASETSADLQVDMEAVLTKLELLLGKFSCSWENVLYIHLYIAEMNEFARANEAYVKFIRQENCRFGVPSRSTIELPLSQVGLGKACIEVLVSSDLTKNVLHVQSISCWAPSCIGPYSQATLHHDVLYMAGQLGLDPPTMLIGDEGPASELKQALESCEAVANCFNCSISLSALFLIIYCSKSLNSSDRNSIENQKNVCLMQMKLRSDGQSRSMPLASDPIVLYVLVPDLPKRALVEVKPMLYTGENVKILTEVAKQESYTRQAYWGFQHESWHNDCCQECMVPGRLVTAVISVSKEVVAKICSLSASVYNESDCEPDREHQIARMAEFCIYLVDKVLLENDFSWDDIVTLKIYFATTLHTSHGKLLTIFTRVFDEFGQMSMRIDTDKEPIFNLVPVLGAGRSAASMDDILTCELYAKKS